One region of Pseudomonas glycinae genomic DNA includes:
- a CDS encoding PAS domain-containing protein, translating into MDTLKHLSREALESEVKRLRAALQSTEVDNERDITARLHASQAALARSEARQRAVFESAVDFAMVVTDLGGYITEWNCGATNVLGWSAEEVRGQSAACFFTPEDRAAGRVEQEMQRALAEGRAYDERWHLRKDGERFWASGELMPLYDEDQTHLGFVKILRDRTQEHLYGRAIIETKERYRLAVMATSDAVWDWDLQTNQIIWNQALQQAYGFALENVDPNGDWRFSRIHPQDQARVQASIRAAIEGDGTTWSAEYRFCCQDGSYAEVLDRGHLIRNQSGQAERMIGAMLDLTRSRSAETALRRSEERFSTILETIESAFAIVKVKFDANDEPVDYYFVEANPAFERQCGVNLRGKWVTEFAPNLERFWFETYGHVAKTGEPANFENYANTFERWFDVRAVRVGDPADRQIAILFNDVTERRAAEDRLRASEAIARENVERVQLALAAGAIIGTWHWDLLTDRFAIDEGFAQVFNLDPALGREGLSLEQVITSVHPDDRDSLTTAIDEAISRGGAYSHQYRVRREDGRYQWIEANGRVECAEDATPLRFPGVLIDVEERRTVEAERDRAIAALRSLNDTLEQRVSSRTAELMQAEEKLRQSQKMEAVGQLTGGLAHDFNNLLAGISGALELMGARINQGRLSEVDKYMVTAQGAVKRAAALTHRLLAFSRRQTLDPRPTDVNTLMTGMTELIQRTVGPSILLETIGSPVLWPTLVDASQLENALLNLCINARDAMPDGGRITIETANRIMDAETAGALDMPEGEYVCLCVTDTGTGMSADVIAKAFDPFFTTKPLGQGTGLGLSMIYGFAKQSGGQVRVHSQVDRGTTMCIYLPRHRGDPVQSHDDKHIAPAVVPKASETILVVDDEPTVRALLTEVLGDLGYNLLEAGDSVAGLKVLQSNVRIDLLITDVGLPGGMNGRQLADAGREIRPNLTTLFITGYAENAVIGAGQLGPGMQVLTKPFAVDTLVARVSELMCSRSE; encoded by the coding sequence ATGGACACCCTCAAACACCTTAGTCGCGAAGCGCTCGAGTCCGAGGTCAAGCGATTACGCGCCGCCTTGCAGAGCACTGAAGTCGACAATGAGCGCGACATCACGGCGCGACTGCACGCCAGTCAGGCCGCGCTCGCTCGTAGTGAGGCGCGGCAGCGCGCGGTTTTCGAGAGTGCAGTGGATTTCGCGATGGTCGTCACTGACCTCGGCGGATACATCACGGAATGGAACTGCGGCGCAACCAACGTGCTGGGCTGGTCCGCCGAAGAGGTTCGCGGCCAGAGCGCGGCCTGCTTTTTCACACCTGAGGACCGCGCCGCCGGCCGGGTCGAACAGGAAATGCAGCGCGCCCTTGCCGAAGGCCGTGCCTACGATGAGCGATGGCATTTGCGCAAGGACGGCGAGCGATTCTGGGCCTCTGGCGAGCTGATGCCGCTCTACGATGAAGACCAGACTCATTTGGGCTTCGTGAAAATTCTCCGCGACCGTACTCAGGAGCATCTGTACGGGCGCGCCATAATCGAAACCAAGGAACGCTATCGACTGGCCGTCATGGCCACCAGTGATGCGGTGTGGGACTGGGACCTGCAAACCAACCAGATCATCTGGAACCAGGCGTTGCAACAGGCGTACGGTTTCGCGCTGGAGAACGTTGATCCCAACGGTGACTGGCGGTTCTCGCGGATCCATCCGCAGGATCAGGCGCGGGTGCAGGCATCGATCCGCGCCGCCATCGAAGGCGACGGCACGACATGGAGTGCGGAGTATCGGTTCTGCTGTCAGGACGGCTCCTATGCCGAGGTGCTCGATCGCGGGCACTTGATCCGCAATCAATCCGGCCAGGCCGAACGCATGATCGGCGCGATGCTTGACCTCACGCGCTCGCGCAGTGCCGAAACGGCGTTGCGCCGCAGTGAAGAGCGTTTCAGTACCATTCTGGAAACCATCGAGTCGGCGTTTGCCATCGTCAAAGTCAAATTCGACGCCAACGACGAGCCAGTCGACTACTACTTCGTCGAGGCGAACCCGGCGTTCGAGCGCCAGTGCGGGGTCAACCTGCGCGGTAAATGGGTGACCGAATTCGCGCCCAATCTGGAACGCTTCTGGTTCGAAACCTACGGCCACGTGGCCAAGACCGGGGAGCCGGCGAATTTCGAGAACTACGCCAATACCTTCGAGCGCTGGTTCGACGTGCGCGCGGTGCGGGTCGGTGACCCGGCCGACCGGCAGATCGCGATCCTGTTCAACGACGTCACCGAGCGGCGCGCGGCAGAAGACCGCTTGCGAGCCAGTGAGGCGATCGCCCGGGAGAACGTCGAGCGCGTGCAACTGGCGCTCGCGGCCGGCGCCATTATCGGCACCTGGCACTGGGATCTGCTGACCGACCGTTTTGCCATCGACGAAGGCTTCGCCCAGGTGTTCAATCTCGACCCGGCACTGGGGCGTGAAGGCCTAAGCCTCGAACAAGTGATCACCAGCGTGCACCCCGACGACCGCGATAGCCTGACCACGGCAATCGACGAAGCCATTAGTCGTGGAGGCGCTTATTCCCATCAGTACCGTGTACGGCGCGAGGACGGCAGATACCAGTGGATCGAGGCGAACGGGCGTGTTGAATGTGCAGAGGACGCAACGCCGCTGCGCTTTCCCGGCGTGCTGATTGATGTCGAGGAGCGCCGCACCGTCGAGGCGGAGCGCGACCGGGCTATTGCCGCGTTGCGTTCGCTCAACGACACCCTCGAACAACGGGTGTCATCGCGCACCGCCGAGTTGATGCAGGCTGAGGAGAAACTGCGTCAATCGCAGAAGATGGAAGCGGTCGGCCAACTGACGGGAGGCCTCGCTCACGATTTCAACAACTTGCTGGCCGGCATTTCCGGCGCGCTGGAGTTGATGGGCGCGCGGATCAATCAGGGCCGCTTGAGCGAAGTCGACAAGTACATGGTGACTGCACAAGGCGCGGTCAAGCGTGCCGCCGCCCTCACCCACCGCCTGCTGGCCTTCTCCAGACGCCAGACCCTCGATCCGCGGCCCACCGACGTCAACACGCTGATGACCGGCATGACCGAACTGATCCAGCGCACGGTGGGCCCGAGCATTCTCCTGGAAACCATCGGCTCGCCGGTGCTCTGGCCGACACTGGTCGATGCCAGTCAACTGGAAAACGCCCTGCTCAACCTGTGTATCAACGCCCGCGATGCAATGCCCGACGGCGGACGCATCACTATCGAGACCGCCAATCGCATCATGGACGCCGAGACCGCCGGCGCGCTGGACATGCCCGAGGGCGAGTATGTGTGTCTGTGTGTCACCGATACCGGCACCGGCATGTCGGCCGATGTCATCGCCAAGGCCTTCGACCCGTTCTTTACCACCAAACCGCTAGGCCAGGGCACCGGGCTGGGGTTGTCAATGATCTACGGGTTCGCCAAGCAATCCGGCGGCCAGGTGCGCGTGCACTCGCAGGTCGACCGGGGCACCACGATGTGCATCTACCTGCCTCGTCACCGTGGCGATCCCGTGCAGAGCCACGATGACAAGCACATCGCACCGGCGGTGGTGCCCAAGGCCAGCGAGACCATTCTGGTGGTCGACGATGAACCCACCGTGCGCGCCTTGTTGACCGAAGTGCTCGGCGATCTCGGCTACAACCTGCTTGAGGCGGGCGACAGCGTTGCCGGACTGAAGGTGTTGCAATCGAACGTGCGCATCGACCTGCTGATCACCGATGTCGGCCTGCCGGGTGGCATGAACGGCCGGCAGCTGGCGGATGCCGGCCGGGAGATCCGCCCGAACCTGACCACGCTCTTCATTACCGGATATGCGGAGAACGCAGTGATCGGCGCCGGTCAACTTGGCCCTGGCATGCAGGTGCTGACCAAGCCCTTCGCGGTCGACACACTGGTAGCGCGGGTCAGTGAATTGATGTGCTCAAGATCCGAATGA
- a CDS encoding ABC transporter substrate-binding protein — MKIPTHLTLGLALAVSCSAAFAGPTLDRVTQKGELTGVLMESYPPFSFLNDQNQLDGFDVDVAKAVAERLGVKLKLETPSWDVIAAGHWNGRYDICVCSMTPSKARAEVFDFPVEYYQSPAVIVVNAKDKDIATGKDLSGKKVGVISASTYEAYLNKDLVIEGAEDKPLSYPFDNVQIAPYDNETVAFQDLALGTGVRLDAMVTNLITARERIAQDPRFKIAGDPLYAEPNVVAVEKGDPQWNAKVTEVIAQLKTDGTLSKISRKWIGSDISQ, encoded by the coding sequence TTGAAGATCCCTACACATTTGACACTTGGCCTGGCGCTCGCCGTCAGTTGCTCTGCAGCATTCGCGGGGCCCACCCTTGATCGCGTGACGCAAAAAGGTGAACTCACCGGTGTCCTGATGGAGAGTTACCCGCCGTTCTCTTTTCTCAACGACCAGAACCAGCTCGACGGCTTCGATGTGGATGTCGCTAAAGCTGTGGCCGAACGTCTTGGGGTCAAGCTGAAACTTGAAACGCCTTCCTGGGACGTGATTGCCGCCGGGCACTGGAACGGTCGATACGACATCTGCGTGTGCTCGATGACACCGAGCAAGGCGCGGGCCGAAGTGTTCGACTTCCCCGTGGAGTATTACCAGTCGCCGGCGGTGATCGTGGTCAATGCAAAGGACAAGGACATTGCCACTGGCAAGGACTTGTCCGGCAAAAAAGTCGGTGTGATCAGTGCGTCGACTTATGAGGCCTATCTGAACAAGGATCTGGTCATTGAAGGCGCCGAGGACAAACCGTTGAGCTATCCATTCGACAATGTCCAGATCGCCCCTTACGACAACGAAACCGTTGCCTTCCAGGATCTCGCACTGGGTACCGGCGTGCGCCTGGATGCCATGGTCACCAACCTGATCACCGCGCGTGAACGCATCGCTCAGGATCCGCGCTTCAAGATTGCCGGAGATCCACTGTATGCCGAACCGAACGTCGTGGCGGTCGAAAAAGGCGATCCGCAATGGAATGCGAAAGTCACCGAAGTCATCGCACAACTCAAGACTGACGGCACGCTGAGCAAAATATCCCGCAAGTGGATCGGTTCTGATATCAGCCAATGA
- a CDS encoding DUF3833 domain-containing protein, which translates to MTRLVLLLTLLLSIASCTSVDVSRYADQQPALDLQRFFSQPVKAWGMFQKRGGEVTKRFEVNIISRREGNNLILDERFLYSDGTRQHRVWTLTPEGQGRWSGRAGDVVGVAQGQVAGNTLHWRYRLNVPVDDSTYEMSMDDWMYLMDEDTLINRTSMSKFGVEVGQVTLFFRRQGPESSQ; encoded by the coding sequence ATGACTCGATTAGTGCTGTTATTGACACTGCTACTCAGCATCGCAAGCTGCACCAGCGTGGATGTCAGCCGTTATGCCGATCAACAACCAGCCCTCGATCTGCAGCGTTTTTTCAGCCAGCCCGTCAAGGCCTGGGGAATGTTTCAGAAGCGCGGCGGCGAAGTGACCAAGCGTTTCGAAGTCAACATTATCAGCCGTCGCGAAGGCAACAACCTGATTCTCGACGAGCGCTTTCTGTACAGCGATGGCACCCGCCAACACCGCGTATGGACATTGACGCCCGAGGGCCAGGGACGCTGGAGCGGCCGCGCCGGTGATGTCGTAGGGGTTGCCCAAGGCCAGGTGGCGGGCAACACACTTCACTGGCGTTATCGGCTGAACGTACCGGTCGACGACTCGACCTATGAAATGAGCATGGACGACTGGATGTACTTGATGGACGAGGACACGTTGATCAACCGCACCAGCATGTCCAAGTTCGGGGTGGAAGTCGGTCAGGTGACTTTGTTCTTCCGCCGCCAAGGCCCCGAATCAAGCCAATGA
- a CDS encoding SMP-30/gluconolactonase/LRE family protein, which translates to MDSSLAAKHESLEQVKGNTRRSFLKKSLAVSATLATGSALLPSLAEAAEPLSQRYPDPLIHILDDSFLDLRIFNASVEKLATGMRWAEGPVWIGDGRYLLVSDIPNNRIMRWDEITETFTVYREHSNFSNGMCRDRQGRLIVCEGSTTTSEGRRITRTEYNGTTTVLADSFEGKPFNSPNDIVCKSDGSIWFTDPPFQTGNNYEGHKITPSQPHAVYRIDGESRKVTRVIDDLNGPNGLCFSPDEKTLYVVEGRAKPNRLIWAIAVKEDGTLGERRKHIEGLDYAAIDGIKCDEAGNLWCGWGGNGDPRADLEKLDGVRVFNPQGKAIGHISLPERCPNLCFGGREGNRLFMASSHSIYSLFVNTRGTAFAL; encoded by the coding sequence ATGGACTCATCCCTGGCCGCCAAGCATGAAAGCCTTGAACAGGTAAAGGGCAATACCCGCCGCAGCTTCCTGAAAAAATCCCTCGCTGTTTCCGCCACGCTCGCCACCGGCTCTGCCTTGCTGCCCAGTCTCGCTGAAGCCGCCGAACCGTTGAGTCAACGCTACCCGGATCCACTGATTCACATCCTCGACGACAGCTTCCTCGACTTGCGTATTTTCAACGCCAGTGTGGAAAAACTTGCCACTGGGATGCGCTGGGCCGAAGGACCGGTCTGGATCGGCGATGGCCGCTATTTGCTGGTCAGCGACATCCCCAATAATCGCATCATGCGTTGGGATGAAATCACCGAAACCTTCACCGTGTACCGTGAACACTCGAACTTTTCCAACGGGATGTGCCGGGATCGCCAAGGGCGGCTTATCGTCTGCGAAGGCTCTACCACCACCAGCGAAGGCCGCCGCATCACGCGCACTGAATACAATGGCACGACCACCGTGCTAGCCGACAGCTTCGAGGGCAAGCCCTTCAACTCGCCCAACGACATCGTCTGCAAAAGTGACGGATCGATCTGGTTTACCGATCCGCCATTCCAGACCGGCAACAACTACGAAGGCCACAAAATCACCCCGAGCCAACCCCACGCCGTTTACCGCATCGACGGTGAGAGCAGAAAGGTCACTCGGGTCATCGACGACCTGAACGGCCCCAATGGTCTGTGCTTTTCTCCCGACGAGAAAACCCTGTATGTCGTCGAAGGTCGCGCCAAACCCAATCGCTTGATCTGGGCCATTGCCGTGAAGGAAGACGGCACACTGGGCGAGCGTCGCAAGCACATCGAGGGGCTGGACTATGCGGCAATCGACGGTATCAAGTGCGACGAAGCGGGCAACCTGTGGTGCGGCTGGGGCGGCAATGGAGATCCCAGGGCCGACCTGGAAAAACTCGACGGCGTGCGGGTTTTCAACCCACAGGGCAAGGCCATCGGGCATATTTCGCTGCCAGAGCGCTGCCCGAACCTGTGCTTCGGGGGGCGCGAAGGGAACAGGCTGTTCATGGCAAGCAGTCACTCGATCTACTCGCTTTTTGTGAATACTCGCGGGACTGCGTTTGCGTTGTGA
- a CDS encoding amino acid ABC transporter permease has product MTAINPHPAKAAVSSQKQPPLTRQLFGFRTRLYLTWAALSGLGVWFFMRFDLKFSIILEKLPNLVGLHLGPNGFLQGAALTIFLCFCSIWFSLLLGFVTALARLSSSAVAFGIASFYASFFRGTPLLIQILLIYLGLPQLGVVPGAISAGIIALSLNYGAYLSEIFRAGILAVAPGQREAAAALGLRPAATFIHIILPQAMRTIIPPTTSQFISMLKDSSLISVMGVWEVMFLAQSYGRSSYRYIEMLTTAAAIYWLLSIGLELIQHRLERHYGRGFKHQR; this is encoded by the coding sequence ATGACAGCCATCAATCCGCATCCGGCCAAAGCGGCTGTCAGCTCGCAAAAGCAGCCGCCACTGACACGTCAGCTATTCGGCTTTCGCACGCGCCTGTATCTGACGTGGGCGGCGCTGTCGGGTCTGGGCGTGTGGTTTTTCATGCGCTTCGATCTGAAGTTTTCGATCATTCTGGAGAAGTTGCCCAACCTGGTCGGCCTGCATCTGGGCCCGAACGGGTTCTTGCAGGGCGCTGCGCTGACGATATTCCTGTGTTTCTGCTCGATCTGGTTTTCGTTATTGCTGGGCTTTGTCACCGCGTTGGCCAGGCTGTCGAGCAGCGCCGTGGCGTTTGGTATCGCCAGCTTCTACGCCTCGTTCTTTCGCGGCACGCCACTGTTGATCCAGATCCTGTTGATCTATCTGGGGCTGCCGCAGTTGGGCGTGGTGCCGGGTGCAATCAGCGCCGGGATCATCGCGCTGTCGCTCAACTACGGGGCTTATCTCAGTGAGATTTTTCGTGCGGGCATCCTCGCAGTTGCCCCGGGTCAGCGCGAAGCAGCCGCCGCACTGGGCCTGAGGCCGGCCGCGACGTTCATCCACATCATCCTGCCGCAAGCCATGCGCACGATCATTCCGCCGACCACCAGCCAGTTCATTTCGATGCTCAAGGACTCTTCCCTGATTTCGGTCATGGGGGTCTGGGAAGTGATGTTTCTGGCGCAGTCGTACGGGCGTTCGTCCTACCGTTACATTGAAATGCTGACCACCGCAGCCGCCATCTACTGGCTGTTATCCATCGGTCTCGAACTGATCCAGCATCGCCTCGAACGCCATTACGGCAGAGGCTTCAAGCATCAGCGCTGA
- a CDS encoding cryptochrome/photolyase family protein: MNVTRRLCLVLGDQLSFDLASLHALDAERDTVLLVEVMEEASHVPHHPQKIALIFSAMRHFAQALRDQGTRVEYVTLDDPDNSGSVPGELKRWQALLQAEQVHITECGDWRLEHSIKECGLPIHWHADTRFLCSREEFAAWAEGKKQLRMEFFYREMRRKSRLLLNGDGSPVGGAWNFDAENRKALPKGVKAPYPARFKNDAITRDVLALVKARFSQHYGALDDFNYPVTHADAQALWAYFLDYGLAGFGDYQDAMASEEPFLFHARISAALNIGLLDLRQLCSDVESAYWAGSVALNAAEGFIRQLIGWREYVRGVYWLKMPDYALGNSFGNSRPLPEFYWTGDTQMNCMRHAIGQSLQHAYAHHIQRLMVTGNFALLAGIAPSQICEWYLAIYMDAFDWVELPNTLGMVMHADGGFLGSKPYCASGQYINRMSDYCRGCAYKVSESTADNACPFNALYWHFLMRHGELLRGNQRMSMMYRNLDRMPETKQQALWQRGQALLARLDNGESF; the protein is encoded by the coding sequence ATGAACGTTACCCGCCGCTTGTGTCTGGTACTGGGCGACCAGTTGTCGTTCGATCTGGCTTCATTACACGCACTCGACGCCGAGCGCGACACCGTGTTGCTGGTTGAAGTCATGGAAGAAGCCAGTCATGTGCCCCACCATCCACAAAAGATTGCCCTGATCTTCAGCGCCATGCGCCATTTCGCCCAGGCGTTGCGGGATCAGGGTACGCGGGTTGAATACGTGACCCTGGATGATCCCGATAACAGCGGTTCGGTGCCCGGTGAGCTGAAGCGCTGGCAAGCGTTGTTGCAGGCCGAGCAAGTGCACATCACCGAGTGTGGCGACTGGCGACTGGAGCACTCGATCAAGGAATGCGGTTTGCCCATCCACTGGCACGCCGATACGCGTTTTCTGTGCAGTCGCGAAGAATTTGCCGCATGGGCCGAGGGCAAAAAACAGCTGCGCATGGAGTTTTTCTACCGTGAGATGCGTCGCAAGAGCCGCTTGCTGCTCAATGGTGACGGCTCACCAGTGGGCGGCGCGTGGAACTTCGATGCCGAGAATCGCAAGGCCCTGCCCAAGGGCGTCAAAGCGCCCTACCCGGCACGGTTCAAAAACGACGCCATCACCCGCGATGTACTGGCACTGGTCAAGGCGCGCTTCAGCCAGCACTACGGCGCGCTCGATGACTTCAACTATCCCGTCACCCATGCCGATGCGCAGGCACTCTGGGCGTATTTTCTTGATTATGGTCTGGCGGGGTTTGGCGATTACCAGGACGCAATGGCCAGTGAAGAGCCGTTTCTGTTTCATGCGCGCATCAGTGCGGCGCTCAACATCGGCCTGCTGGATCTGCGTCAGCTGTGCAGCGATGTGGAGTCGGCGTACTGGGCCGGCAGCGTTGCGCTCAATGCCGCCGAAGGCTTCATCCGGCAACTGATTGGCTGGCGGGAATATGTGCGGGGCGTGTACTGGCTGAAAATGCCGGATTACGCACTGGGCAACTCGTTCGGCAACAGCCGGCCACTGCCCGAGTTCTACTGGACGGGTGACACCCAGATGAACTGCATGCGCCACGCCATCGGGCAAAGCTTGCAGCACGCCTACGCGCATCACATTCAGCGGCTGATGGTCACCGGTAACTTCGCACTGCTCGCCGGCATCGCGCCGAGCCAGATCTGCGAGTGGTATCTGGCGATCTACATGGACGCCTTTGACTGGGTCGAACTGCCCAACACGCTGGGCATGGTCATGCATGCCGATGGCGGTTTTCTCGGTTCCAAACCCTATTGCGCCAGCGGCCAGTACATCAATCGCATGTCGGATTACTGCCGCGGTTGTGCGTACAAGGTCAGCGAAAGCACGGCGGACAATGCCTGCCCGTTCAATGCGCTGTATTGGCATTTCCTGATGCGCCACGGTGAGCTGCTGCGCGGCAATCAGCGCATGAGCATGATGTACAGGAACCTCGACCGCATGCCGGAAACCAAACAACAGGCACTCTGGCAACGCGGCCAGGCATTGTTGGCGCGGCTGGATAACGGCGAATCGTTTTGA